Proteins encoded within one genomic window of Acidobacteriota bacterium:
- a CDS encoding ATP-binding protein: MRGRHATGALLDALRDTPVVYLQGARQTGKSTLVRTVAERQHPARYLTLDTAAVLAAASNDPEGFVAGLERPVVIDEVQRAPALALAIKAAVDADRRPGQFLLTGSASVMSLPALSDSLAGRMELHTLWPFSQGELADVRETFVDRVFAERLVTPDTVPNTEKSLVERVCTGGYPEIQTRRSHARRQAWFDSYVDAILQRDVRELANIERLSELPRLLALLASRAGELLNFADLARTLGIPQTTLKRYMTLMEMTFLVRLLPAWFSNLGKRLAKAPKLLLADTGLLTHLVEADENRLRRNRTLLGHVLENFVAMELLKQLGWSERRCRLFHFRTESGVEVDLVLEDRAGRLVGIEVKSAASVRQQDFRELETLARLTGDRFARGVVLCTGTTVVPFGRNLFALPVSQLWA, from the coding sequence ATGCGCGGCCGACATGCGACTGGCGCCCTGCTGGATGCACTACGCGACACACCCGTCGTGTACCTGCAGGGTGCGCGGCAGACCGGCAAGAGCACGCTGGTCCGCACCGTCGCCGAACGGCAGCATCCGGCGCGGTACCTGACGCTCGACACGGCCGCCGTCCTGGCCGCGGCGTCGAACGACCCCGAAGGGTTCGTCGCGGGACTCGAACGGCCCGTCGTCATCGACGAGGTCCAGCGGGCGCCTGCCCTGGCGCTCGCCATAAAGGCGGCCGTCGATGCCGACCGCCGTCCCGGGCAGTTCCTGCTGACCGGCTCGGCCAGCGTCATGTCCCTCCCGGCGCTCTCCGACTCGCTCGCCGGCCGCATGGAGCTGCACACGCTCTGGCCCTTCTCGCAGGGCGAGCTCGCGGACGTTCGCGAGACGTTCGTCGACCGCGTCTTCGCGGAAAGACTGGTAACGCCCGACACGGTGCCGAACACGGAGAAGTCCCTGGTCGAACGGGTGTGCACCGGCGGCTATCCCGAGATCCAGACCCGCAGGAGCCATGCCCGCCGGCAGGCGTGGTTCGACTCCTATGTCGACGCCATCCTGCAGCGCGACGTGCGCGAACTGGCCAACATCGAGCGGCTGTCAGAACTCCCGCGGCTGCTCGCCCTGCTCGCGTCGCGCGCCGGCGAACTGCTCAACTTCGCGGATCTGGCCAGGACGCTGGGGATCCCGCAGACGACCCTGAAGCGCTACATGACGCTGATGGAGATGACGTTCCTCGTGCGGCTGCTGCCGGCCTGGTTCTCGAATCTCGGGAAGCGCCTCGCGAAAGCCCCCAAGCTGCTGCTGGCCGACACGGGGCTGCTCACGCACCTGGTTGAAGCCGACGAGAATCGGCTCCGGCGCAACCGCACGCTGTTGGGACACGTCCTCGAAAACTTCGTGGCGATGGAGCTGCTCAAGCAGCTCGGCTGGTCGGAACGGCGCTGCCGGCTGTTCCATTTCCGCACCGAGAGTGGCGTCGAGGTCGACCTCGTCCTCGAGGACCGCGCCGGCCGTCTCGTGGGTATCGAAGTGAAGAGCGCTGCTTCCGTGCGGCAACAGGACTTCCGCGAGCTGGAAACGCTGGCGCGGTTGACGGGGGATCGGTTCGCCCGCGGCGTCGTTCTATGCACCGGGACGACCGTCGTTCCGTTCGGCCGGAACCTGTTCGCGCTTCCCGTTTCGCAGCTCTGGGCCTGA